From Asterias amurensis chromosome 3, ASM3211899v1, a single genomic window includes:
- the LOC139935244 gene encoding differentially expressed in FDCP 8-like isoform X2, with translation MEPETKKPEEGGREDDLTIGKITQTFESSTAVITFSGTALGSDSDSLSSSDNDDDDTHNDIHRDSLSGKEEQRSAHSIKPANWKEESWKSDSGFNSDTPMSQQGYSKRECNHNIDKNTPASNHYSPTKSGTRLETTCTDNNSIPSSALSATIPEEKNNSFTTSSESISKETISITSSALSTTIPEEKHNSFTASSGSISKETISLEGSSPRSNGSERSQRFNPFNRVPFIEDDHFDTMSSFPSVSGTNFAGYKDDFGTPRHSTSSDTDTEVSLPSKDLDLALITNEDLGITEDHFSQPEGCFGFSKVEELEMAIELCKESVRETNEHTEQRRELINRLVQLRMKLLEIKEGTEEDPDIKQVLGHKFCKRKGKSSNHQCEMCNSVIWGMLQSWHRCLECGFSCHSKCLNFVKRQCASTKVKMLHTVTPDPHNTVKSDQITKRGYIMEICPESGLAAQNYRCAECRAQLSFKGDAVEPRQCDYDGHYYCSLCHWNDTEVIPARVIHNWDFETRKVCRQSKQFLKLMLRRSLLCIQDLNPMLFNYVEELSQIKKLREEILIMKMYFLSCRKAMEDKLLLQLQNRPHFVEQSDTYSLQDLIDTKDNTLLTTLSGIHSNYAVHIRIECPLCQARGFICELCNTDEILYPFDMIAAVCPLCSSVFHRDCFYKRDQECPKCERMNRRTSSASNR, from the exons ATGGAACCAGAAACTAAAAAGCCTGAGGAGG GAGGCAGAGAAGATGATCTAACGATAGGGAAGATCACGCAGACCTTTGAATCATCAACCGCTGTGATTACATTCAGTGGAACTGCCCTCGGATCAGACTCCGATAGTCTCTCATCATCAGataacgacgacgacgacacccACAATGACATACACAGGGACTCCCTCTCCGGCAAAGAGGAACAACGCTCAGCCCACTCCATCAAGCCGGCCAACTGGAAGGAGGAGAGCTGGAAGAGCGATTCTGGCTTCAACAGCGACACTCCGATGTCTCAGCAGGGGTATTCCAAGAGAGAGTGCAATCACaacattgataaaaacacaCCAGCGTCGAACCATTATTCGCCAACTAAGAGTGGAACAAGACTTGAAACTACATGCACAGACAACAACAGTATCCCCTCAAGCGCTTTGTCAGCGACTATACCAGAGGAAAAGAACAATTCATTCACAACCTCGTCTGAAAGCATCTCAAAAGAAACTATATCTATAACCTCTAGTGCGTTGTCTACAACTATACCAGAGGAAAAGCACAATTCATTCACAGCCTCGTCTGGAAGCATCTCGAAAGAAACTATATCTTTGGAGGGCTCGTCACCGAGGAGTAACGGCAGTGAGAGGTCGCAACGATTCAATCCGTTTAACAGGGTACCATTTATTGAGGACGACCACTTTGATACTATGAGTAGCTTTCCGTCTGTATCGGGCACCAACTTTGCAGGGTATAAAGATGATTTTG GTACCCCGCGGCATTCGACATCCAGCGATACTGACACCGAGGTGAGTTTGCCATCCAAGGATCTGGACCTGGCGCTGATTACAAATGAAGATCTTGGTATTACTGAGGACCACTTCTCACAACCTGAG GGATGTTTCGGCTTCTCCAAGGTGGAGGAATTAGAGATGGCGATAGAGCTGTGCAAGGAGTCTGTAAGAGAGACGAACGAACACACAGAGCAGAGACGAGAGCTTATAAACAGACTGGTACAGCTACGTATGAAGCTACTAGAGATTAAG GAGGGTACTGAGGAAGACCCAGACATCAAGCAGGTTCTCGGACACAAATTCTGCAAGAGGAAAGGCAAGAGTTCCAACCATCAATGTGAAATGTGTAACTCGGTCATCTGGGGTATGCTACAGAGCTGGCATAGGTGCTTAG AGTGTGGTTTTAGTTGCCATAGCAAGTGTCTGAACTTTGTCAAACGACAGTGTGCAAGTACAAAG GTTAAGATGTTACACACTGTTACCCCGGACCCTCATAACACAGTTAAAAGTGACCAG ATAACAAAGCGGGGATACATCATGGAGATTTGTCCAGAGTCGGGGTTAGCTGCCCAGAATTACCGCTGTGCGGAGTGCAGGGCTCAATTGTCTTTCA AGGGAGATGCTGTGGAGCCGAGGCAGTGTGACTATGACGGTCATTACTATTGTAGTTTATGTCATTGGAATGACACTGAGGTCATACCGGCCAGGGTCATCCACAACTGGGACTTTGAGACAAGGAAg GTTTGCAGACAGTCGAAGCAGTTTCTAAAGCTGATGCTCAGGAGATCTCTGCTGTGTATACAGGATCTGAACCCGATGCTGTTTAACTATGTGGAGGAACTCAGCCAAATAAAG AAACTGCGAGAAGAGATTCTTATCATGAAGATGTATTTCCTCTCCTGCCGGAAAGCTATGGAAGACAAATTATTACTTCAG TTGCAGAACAGACCACACTTTGTGGAGCAATCGGACACGTACTCATTACAGGATCTGATCGACACAAAAGACAATACTCTGCTAACGACACTGTCTGGTATCCACAGCAATTATGCAGTACACATCAGAATCGAGTGCCCG CTATGTCAAGCGAGGGGGTTCATCTGTGAGCTGTGTAATACAGACGAGATTCTGTACCCATTTGACATGATTGCTGCTGTCTGTCCGCTTTGCTCATCTGTTTTCCATAG GGATTGTTTCTACAAGAGAGATCAAGAATGTCCGAAATGTGAACGAATGAATAGAAGAACAAGCTCAGCAAGTAACAGATAA
- the LOC139935244 gene encoding differentially expressed in FDCP 8-like isoform X4, whose amino-acid sequence MEPETKKPEEGGREDDLTIGKITQTFESSTAVITFSGTALGSDSDSLSSSDNDDDDTHNDIHRDSLSGKEEQRSAHSIKPANWKEESWKSDSGFNSDTPMSQQGYSKRECNHNIDKNTPASNHYSPTKSGTRLETTCTDNNSIPSSALSATIPEEKNNSFTTSSESISKETISITSSALSTTIPEEKHNSFTASSGSISKETISLEGSSPRSNGSERSQRFNPFNRVPFIEDDHFDTMSSFPSVSGTNFAGYKDDFGTPRHSTSSDTDTEVSLPSKDLDLALITNEDLGITEDHFSQPEGCFGFSKVEELEMAIELCKESVRETNEHTEQRRELINRLVQLRMKLLEIKEGTEEDPDIKQVLGHKFCKRKGKSSNHQCEMCNSVIWGMLQSWHRCLECGFSCHSKCLNFVKRQCASTKITKRGYIMEICPESGLAAQNYRCAECRAQLSFKGDAVEPRQCDYDGHYYCSLCHWNDTEVIPARVIHNWDFETRKVCRQSKQFLKLMLRRSLLCIQDLNPMLFNYVEELSQIKKLREEILIMKMYFLSCRKAMEDKLLLQLQNRPHFVEQSDTYSLQDLIDTKDNTLLTTLSGIHSNYAVHIRIECPLCQARGFICELCNTDEILYPFDMIAAVCPLCSSVFHRDCFYKRDQECPKCERMNRRTSSASNR is encoded by the exons ATGGAACCAGAAACTAAAAAGCCTGAGGAGG GAGGCAGAGAAGATGATCTAACGATAGGGAAGATCACGCAGACCTTTGAATCATCAACCGCTGTGATTACATTCAGTGGAACTGCCCTCGGATCAGACTCCGATAGTCTCTCATCATCAGataacgacgacgacgacacccACAATGACATACACAGGGACTCCCTCTCCGGCAAAGAGGAACAACGCTCAGCCCACTCCATCAAGCCGGCCAACTGGAAGGAGGAGAGCTGGAAGAGCGATTCTGGCTTCAACAGCGACACTCCGATGTCTCAGCAGGGGTATTCCAAGAGAGAGTGCAATCACaacattgataaaaacacaCCAGCGTCGAACCATTATTCGCCAACTAAGAGTGGAACAAGACTTGAAACTACATGCACAGACAACAACAGTATCCCCTCAAGCGCTTTGTCAGCGACTATACCAGAGGAAAAGAACAATTCATTCACAACCTCGTCTGAAAGCATCTCAAAAGAAACTATATCTATAACCTCTAGTGCGTTGTCTACAACTATACCAGAGGAAAAGCACAATTCATTCACAGCCTCGTCTGGAAGCATCTCGAAAGAAACTATATCTTTGGAGGGCTCGTCACCGAGGAGTAACGGCAGTGAGAGGTCGCAACGATTCAATCCGTTTAACAGGGTACCATTTATTGAGGACGACCACTTTGATACTATGAGTAGCTTTCCGTCTGTATCGGGCACCAACTTTGCAGGGTATAAAGATGATTTTG GTACCCCGCGGCATTCGACATCCAGCGATACTGACACCGAGGTGAGTTTGCCATCCAAGGATCTGGACCTGGCGCTGATTACAAATGAAGATCTTGGTATTACTGAGGACCACTTCTCACAACCTGAG GGATGTTTCGGCTTCTCCAAGGTGGAGGAATTAGAGATGGCGATAGAGCTGTGCAAGGAGTCTGTAAGAGAGACGAACGAACACACAGAGCAGAGACGAGAGCTTATAAACAGACTGGTACAGCTACGTATGAAGCTACTAGAGATTAAG GAGGGTACTGAGGAAGACCCAGACATCAAGCAGGTTCTCGGACACAAATTCTGCAAGAGGAAAGGCAAGAGTTCCAACCATCAATGTGAAATGTGTAACTCGGTCATCTGGGGTATGCTACAGAGCTGGCATAGGTGCTTAG AGTGTGGTTTTAGTTGCCATAGCAAGTGTCTGAACTTTGTCAAACGACAGTGTGCAAGTACAAAG ATAACAAAGCGGGGATACATCATGGAGATTTGTCCAGAGTCGGGGTTAGCTGCCCAGAATTACCGCTGTGCGGAGTGCAGGGCTCAATTGTCTTTCA AGGGAGATGCTGTGGAGCCGAGGCAGTGTGACTATGACGGTCATTACTATTGTAGTTTATGTCATTGGAATGACACTGAGGTCATACCGGCCAGGGTCATCCACAACTGGGACTTTGAGACAAGGAAg GTTTGCAGACAGTCGAAGCAGTTTCTAAAGCTGATGCTCAGGAGATCTCTGCTGTGTATACAGGATCTGAACCCGATGCTGTTTAACTATGTGGAGGAACTCAGCCAAATAAAG AAACTGCGAGAAGAGATTCTTATCATGAAGATGTATTTCCTCTCCTGCCGGAAAGCTATGGAAGACAAATTATTACTTCAG TTGCAGAACAGACCACACTTTGTGGAGCAATCGGACACGTACTCATTACAGGATCTGATCGACACAAAAGACAATACTCTGCTAACGACACTGTCTGGTATCCACAGCAATTATGCAGTACACATCAGAATCGAGTGCCCG CTATGTCAAGCGAGGGGGTTCATCTGTGAGCTGTGTAATACAGACGAGATTCTGTACCCATTTGACATGATTGCTGCTGTCTGTCCGCTTTGCTCATCTGTTTTCCATAG GGATTGTTTCTACAAGAGAGATCAAGAATGTCCGAAATGTGAACGAATGAATAGAAGAACAAGCTCAGCAAGTAACAGATAA
- the LOC139935244 gene encoding differentially expressed in FDCP 8-like isoform X3, which translates to MEPETKKPEEGGREDDLTIGKITQTFESSTAVITFSGTALGSDSDSLSSSDNDDDDTHNDIHRDSLSGKEEQRSAHSIKPANWKEESWKSDSGFNSDTPMSQQGYSKRECNHNIDKNTPASNHYSPTKSGTRLETTCTDNNSIPSSALSATIPEEKNNSFTTSSESISKETISITSSALSTTIPEEKHNSFTASSGSISKETISLEGSSPRSNGSERSQRFNPFNRVPFIEDDHFDTMSSFPSVSGTNFAGYKDDFGTPRHSTSSDTDTEVSLPSKDLDLALITNEDLGITEDHFSQPEGCFGFSKVEELEMAIELCKESVRETNEHTEQRRELINRLVQLRMKLLEIKEGTEEDPDIKQVLGHKFCKRKGKSSNHQCEMCNSVIWGMLQSWHRCLECGFSCHSKCLNFVKRQCASTKVSHPVFPEHAITKRGYIMEICPESGLAAQNYRCAECRAQLSFKGDAVEPRQCDYDGHYYCSLCHWNDTEVIPARVIHNWDFETRKVCRQSKQFLKLMLRRSLLCIQDLNPMLFNYVEELSQIKKLREEILIMKMYFLSCRKAMEDKLLLQLQNRPHFVEQSDTYSLQDLIDTKDNTLLTTLSGIHSNYAVHIRIECPLCQARGFICELCNTDEILYPFDMIAAVCPLCSSVFHRDCFYKRDQECPKCERMNRRTSSASNR; encoded by the exons ATGGAACCAGAAACTAAAAAGCCTGAGGAGG GAGGCAGAGAAGATGATCTAACGATAGGGAAGATCACGCAGACCTTTGAATCATCAACCGCTGTGATTACATTCAGTGGAACTGCCCTCGGATCAGACTCCGATAGTCTCTCATCATCAGataacgacgacgacgacacccACAATGACATACACAGGGACTCCCTCTCCGGCAAAGAGGAACAACGCTCAGCCCACTCCATCAAGCCGGCCAACTGGAAGGAGGAGAGCTGGAAGAGCGATTCTGGCTTCAACAGCGACACTCCGATGTCTCAGCAGGGGTATTCCAAGAGAGAGTGCAATCACaacattgataaaaacacaCCAGCGTCGAACCATTATTCGCCAACTAAGAGTGGAACAAGACTTGAAACTACATGCACAGACAACAACAGTATCCCCTCAAGCGCTTTGTCAGCGACTATACCAGAGGAAAAGAACAATTCATTCACAACCTCGTCTGAAAGCATCTCAAAAGAAACTATATCTATAACCTCTAGTGCGTTGTCTACAACTATACCAGAGGAAAAGCACAATTCATTCACAGCCTCGTCTGGAAGCATCTCGAAAGAAACTATATCTTTGGAGGGCTCGTCACCGAGGAGTAACGGCAGTGAGAGGTCGCAACGATTCAATCCGTTTAACAGGGTACCATTTATTGAGGACGACCACTTTGATACTATGAGTAGCTTTCCGTCTGTATCGGGCACCAACTTTGCAGGGTATAAAGATGATTTTG GTACCCCGCGGCATTCGACATCCAGCGATACTGACACCGAGGTGAGTTTGCCATCCAAGGATCTGGACCTGGCGCTGATTACAAATGAAGATCTTGGTATTACTGAGGACCACTTCTCACAACCTGAG GGATGTTTCGGCTTCTCCAAGGTGGAGGAATTAGAGATGGCGATAGAGCTGTGCAAGGAGTCTGTAAGAGAGACGAACGAACACACAGAGCAGAGACGAGAGCTTATAAACAGACTGGTACAGCTACGTATGAAGCTACTAGAGATTAAG GAGGGTACTGAGGAAGACCCAGACATCAAGCAGGTTCTCGGACACAAATTCTGCAAGAGGAAAGGCAAGAGTTCCAACCATCAATGTGAAATGTGTAACTCGGTCATCTGGGGTATGCTACAGAGCTGGCATAGGTGCTTAG AGTGTGGTTTTAGTTGCCATAGCAAGTGTCTGAACTTTGTCAAACGACAGTGTGCAAGTACAAAG GTCAGCCATCCTGTTTTTCCTGAACATGCG ATAACAAAGCGGGGATACATCATGGAGATTTGTCCAGAGTCGGGGTTAGCTGCCCAGAATTACCGCTGTGCGGAGTGCAGGGCTCAATTGTCTTTCA AGGGAGATGCTGTGGAGCCGAGGCAGTGTGACTATGACGGTCATTACTATTGTAGTTTATGTCATTGGAATGACACTGAGGTCATACCGGCCAGGGTCATCCACAACTGGGACTTTGAGACAAGGAAg GTTTGCAGACAGTCGAAGCAGTTTCTAAAGCTGATGCTCAGGAGATCTCTGCTGTGTATACAGGATCTGAACCCGATGCTGTTTAACTATGTGGAGGAACTCAGCCAAATAAAG AAACTGCGAGAAGAGATTCTTATCATGAAGATGTATTTCCTCTCCTGCCGGAAAGCTATGGAAGACAAATTATTACTTCAG TTGCAGAACAGACCACACTTTGTGGAGCAATCGGACACGTACTCATTACAGGATCTGATCGACACAAAAGACAATACTCTGCTAACGACACTGTCTGGTATCCACAGCAATTATGCAGTACACATCAGAATCGAGTGCCCG CTATGTCAAGCGAGGGGGTTCATCTGTGAGCTGTGTAATACAGACGAGATTCTGTACCCATTTGACATGATTGCTGCTGTCTGTCCGCTTTGCTCATCTGTTTTCCATAG GGATTGTTTCTACAAGAGAGATCAAGAATGTCCGAAATGTGAACGAATGAATAGAAGAACAAGCTCAGCAAGTAACAGATAA
- the LOC139935244 gene encoding differentially expressed in FDCP 8-like isoform X1, which yields MEPETKKPEEGGREDDLTIGKITQTFESSTAVITFSGTALGSDSDSLSSSDNDDDDTHNDIHRDSLSGKEEQRSAHSIKPANWKEESWKSDSGFNSDTPMSQQGYSKRECNHNIDKNTPASNHYSPTKSGTRLETTCTDNNSIPSSALSATIPEEKNNSFTTSSESISKETISITSSALSTTIPEEKHNSFTASSGSISKETISLEGSSPRSNGSERSQRFNPFNRVPFIEDDHFDTMSSFPSVSGTNFAGYKDDFGTPRHSTSSDTDTEVSLPSKDLDLALITNEDLGITEDHFSQPEGCFGFSKVEELEMAIELCKESVRETNEHTEQRRELINRLVQLRMKLLEIKEGTEEDPDIKQVLGHKFCKRKGKSSNHQCEMCNSVIWGMLQSWHRCLECGFSCHSKCLNFVKRQCASTKVSHPVFPEHAVKMLHTVTPDPHNTVKSDQITKRGYIMEICPESGLAAQNYRCAECRAQLSFKGDAVEPRQCDYDGHYYCSLCHWNDTEVIPARVIHNWDFETRKVCRQSKQFLKLMLRRSLLCIQDLNPMLFNYVEELSQIKKLREEILIMKMYFLSCRKAMEDKLLLQLQNRPHFVEQSDTYSLQDLIDTKDNTLLTTLSGIHSNYAVHIRIECPLCQARGFICELCNTDEILYPFDMIAAVCPLCSSVFHRDCFYKRDQECPKCERMNRRTSSASNR from the exons ATGGAACCAGAAACTAAAAAGCCTGAGGAGG GAGGCAGAGAAGATGATCTAACGATAGGGAAGATCACGCAGACCTTTGAATCATCAACCGCTGTGATTACATTCAGTGGAACTGCCCTCGGATCAGACTCCGATAGTCTCTCATCATCAGataacgacgacgacgacacccACAATGACATACACAGGGACTCCCTCTCCGGCAAAGAGGAACAACGCTCAGCCCACTCCATCAAGCCGGCCAACTGGAAGGAGGAGAGCTGGAAGAGCGATTCTGGCTTCAACAGCGACACTCCGATGTCTCAGCAGGGGTATTCCAAGAGAGAGTGCAATCACaacattgataaaaacacaCCAGCGTCGAACCATTATTCGCCAACTAAGAGTGGAACAAGACTTGAAACTACATGCACAGACAACAACAGTATCCCCTCAAGCGCTTTGTCAGCGACTATACCAGAGGAAAAGAACAATTCATTCACAACCTCGTCTGAAAGCATCTCAAAAGAAACTATATCTATAACCTCTAGTGCGTTGTCTACAACTATACCAGAGGAAAAGCACAATTCATTCACAGCCTCGTCTGGAAGCATCTCGAAAGAAACTATATCTTTGGAGGGCTCGTCACCGAGGAGTAACGGCAGTGAGAGGTCGCAACGATTCAATCCGTTTAACAGGGTACCATTTATTGAGGACGACCACTTTGATACTATGAGTAGCTTTCCGTCTGTATCGGGCACCAACTTTGCAGGGTATAAAGATGATTTTG GTACCCCGCGGCATTCGACATCCAGCGATACTGACACCGAGGTGAGTTTGCCATCCAAGGATCTGGACCTGGCGCTGATTACAAATGAAGATCTTGGTATTACTGAGGACCACTTCTCACAACCTGAG GGATGTTTCGGCTTCTCCAAGGTGGAGGAATTAGAGATGGCGATAGAGCTGTGCAAGGAGTCTGTAAGAGAGACGAACGAACACACAGAGCAGAGACGAGAGCTTATAAACAGACTGGTACAGCTACGTATGAAGCTACTAGAGATTAAG GAGGGTACTGAGGAAGACCCAGACATCAAGCAGGTTCTCGGACACAAATTCTGCAAGAGGAAAGGCAAGAGTTCCAACCATCAATGTGAAATGTGTAACTCGGTCATCTGGGGTATGCTACAGAGCTGGCATAGGTGCTTAG AGTGTGGTTTTAGTTGCCATAGCAAGTGTCTGAACTTTGTCAAACGACAGTGTGCAAGTACAAAG GTCAGCCATCCTGTTTTTCCTGAACATGCG GTTAAGATGTTACACACTGTTACCCCGGACCCTCATAACACAGTTAAAAGTGACCAG ATAACAAAGCGGGGATACATCATGGAGATTTGTCCAGAGTCGGGGTTAGCTGCCCAGAATTACCGCTGTGCGGAGTGCAGGGCTCAATTGTCTTTCA AGGGAGATGCTGTGGAGCCGAGGCAGTGTGACTATGACGGTCATTACTATTGTAGTTTATGTCATTGGAATGACACTGAGGTCATACCGGCCAGGGTCATCCACAACTGGGACTTTGAGACAAGGAAg GTTTGCAGACAGTCGAAGCAGTTTCTAAAGCTGATGCTCAGGAGATCTCTGCTGTGTATACAGGATCTGAACCCGATGCTGTTTAACTATGTGGAGGAACTCAGCCAAATAAAG AAACTGCGAGAAGAGATTCTTATCATGAAGATGTATTTCCTCTCCTGCCGGAAAGCTATGGAAGACAAATTATTACTTCAG TTGCAGAACAGACCACACTTTGTGGAGCAATCGGACACGTACTCATTACAGGATCTGATCGACACAAAAGACAATACTCTGCTAACGACACTGTCTGGTATCCACAGCAATTATGCAGTACACATCAGAATCGAGTGCCCG CTATGTCAAGCGAGGGGGTTCATCTGTGAGCTGTGTAATACAGACGAGATTCTGTACCCATTTGACATGATTGCTGCTGTCTGTCCGCTTTGCTCATCTGTTTTCCATAG GGATTGTTTCTACAAGAGAGATCAAGAATGTCCGAAATGTGAACGAATGAATAGAAGAACAAGCTCAGCAAGTAACAGATAA